The window aatgcCAAAAGAAGACATTCCTTGAGGAGTGATTGTCTACATTCGTGACAAGGACTGGATGGATCAGGGTGGGATAAAAATCTGGTTTGAGAAAGTTTAGAGTAGGAGACCAGGTGGGTTCTTATGCAAACCTTCCCTATTGGTGCTTGATCAGTTCAGGGCACACATATGGTAACAACAAACACAAAGAAGATTGCtacagaataaaaaacaaaacttgccATCATAATTGGAGGCTTGACATCCCAGCTCCAACCACCTGATGTCAACATTAGCAAACCCTTCGAAGATGCACTGAGACATGAATGGAACCAATGGATGAAGTCTTCTGGGGACAATTTGACACCAGcaggaagaatgaagaaatcaaCTGTAGGAGAAGTTTACCCTGGGTAAAAAGATCCTGGGATAATATCAAGATTGAAATCATTGTCAAGTCATTTAAGAAATATGGCATTTCAAATATCATAGATGGAACTGAGAATGAGACAATATATgaagacagtgatttgtcatcaaacacatgAGGACAATCTAATGGATggaagttttgacagtgatgaggagttgtatgaattttgtgatgaataaaacttgagttcaataactttatgtaatattttttttttcagatttcaggCCCTAAAactaaggtgtgtcttatacatgggaaaatttGTTTTCCACAAAGCAAAATAGTTTTTGGAAGACCTCAAATAgaagcagctaggtagagcaCAGGGGTAgttggtgcagaggatagagtgctgggcccaGAATCAAAAGACTTAtctttttgaatttaaatccagtttcaaacccagagggaaagtcacttcactttaTTTGTCTCAGCTTCTTAACCtgcaaaatgagttagagaaggaaatgacaaactacttcagtatctttgccaagaaaattccaaatggggtcatgaagaatacaGCATGACTGAAAAACACCTGAAAGATAGAGGCAGAAGGACTTAGGTTCAATCTAGACCCAGATATTTacgttatatgaccctggacaagtcatttaattgccatctacttcagtttccccatctgtaaaagggggataaCACATATaaggctttaaagtttgcaaaatacttcacaactattatctcattaatCCTGggaagtaaatgctattattatcttcatttttcagatgaggaaactgaggcagaaagaaattaagtgacttgcctatattCAAATAACTAGAAACTGTCTAAAGTTGATTTTTAACTTGGGTCTTCTAGGAAAAAGGtgactgttactactactactactactactactactactactactactactacttttattactattactgctactactactcaAACATCatcataactagcatttatataatgactACTATGACCCACAGACATCTTAAATTCCCTATGTGCAAAccagaaatcattttctttccccttaaaccCTCTCAACCTCCTATCTTCCCTATTACAGTTATTCCTTTCACATCAAGGGGTTTAGAGCACAGTGGCcccacaatctggaaaatctgcataaaattttTGGAGcttcccttcataccagagacctctgatttttttctttttcttttatgggatattgatattatacaatactatccatattttatgcatttatgagtttctaaactttttctgtattATCTGCTGACTGTCATATGTCATCTGTGGTTTCTGCAAAACtctcccaaaattcccatttaatttcttatgccaacctgtGATGTATTGAAACCACAATGGGGAAAGTAGAGATTTTTACTGCAGAGGGCAACACTATGCTCCCTCAAGCTCAtaacctaggtgtcatcctcatttgactcctcactatctctcattcTCCATATCCAGTCTGTTACTAATGTCTATAGATTTCACCTTGAGGCTTAGGGAAGACTTCACTACCATCTTTTCATCACTGTATTGCCCCCTTTCTGATGATGtttctcctttattcttgaagaagaccatgacatcagggaggtgatgatgtTATGACATGCttgtgaattggatctgagtgagagAGTACTGTGCATCAGgcttattttctccttcagagccatctgtgtccataggccagatatgaatcaggttgactggagatggccctggatgtgaggcagtcagggttaactGGTTTtgccagaatcacatagctaaaagcatctgagtctggatttaaactcaggtcctcctggtctCAGAGTAGATATTCTAGCCAATGTGCCATCTAGCCCCTTCTATAGGCAGTTTTTGAAACAGTAAATCCTTATTTCTGCACCTGAAGTGGCCACTTTAATttggaggatgaactggagatTTGGGTCAAGGTGAGGAGGATACAAATTTCCTCCAGTATTTCTCAGTATACCCTAAGGCAGATCTAAGTCACTAAGGCTTTACTCAAACCAAAGGGTTCCTGGATAATATGACTTAGTGAACAAGCATAGCTTTTGACAATATTGTCTCTTCCAGAGGCCCTAAGGCCTATCTATCCTCTTTCAAATTTCTACTATTATGCCTTGGAGAGGACTGAATTATCTCTACATTTACTTGGCTGCTTTAACCTTGTGCAAGTATCCAAAAGTATTGTCTGAGAAAGCCAACACCCTCACGGTGCCCatctgcttctttttcttctccacacCAATCTCTAAAGAAATTGTATCCTTTCTTGTCAAGACTTAaagttacattttttaaaacttcaagttATGTTGAAAATAAACAGCAGAGGCCAGTTTTTCTGCCTTGTAAAATTCTTAAGGTGATAACTAGGTCTGCCTCTACAAACCTGTTCAGTCAGTGAGATCAGCTAGTGAGATCACTAGCTAGTTGATCAGGTCCTGgaggaaaatattaattactGGCATTTAGTTTTGTCCTTTTCATCACCATTACCACCACCCTAACCCTTAAGCTAAGTACAGTGttctcagaaggaaaaaagaaaaaaaagaaagaaattgacattcagactgatttaaaaaaaaaagaggtgatgcagaaaaaaatcataaataattcaAGAATCTAGCCTGATGCATTAGTCTGTAGagccagtcttggaatcaggaagacttgggttggGTGTCACTATTGGCCTACTGACAGTGTGAACATAGGTGAGTCAATTAACTTTTCCTTGCCCAAGCAACTTTCTCATATTATAAATTACAATCACAGATGAGTGAAATCTCATTCAGGGAGTTTCTCACATGGATGAAGGTCATAAGAACATACTTCTAATCATAGGTGTGCACAATATATTTCATTAGGGTTTGTACCTAAGAatcttaaacatttatttttacagttgtgtctgacttttcatgggcccatttggggtttttcttggcatagatacttgtattttgccatttccttccccagctcattttatagatcaggaaactgaggcaaacagggttaagagactcacccagggtcacagagctaataactATCTGAGcttgatttgaatttagaaagttgagtcttcctgactccaggcctgccaCTCTATTCACACATCTAATTTCTAATCATAaagaatattgtttttgtttgtcacctaaagaaattaaaatttaatgtacaaaaaataactaaacagtaaaaataaaaataagatttaatacCATTTTTTTGACATTAAATACATCAGGTGACCACAGATGTGGATGGACTTAGAGCTAGAAGTCTTATAGCccaacttgctcattttatagaaaaaaaatctgaaactggAGAGGttgtaacttgctcaaggtcacacagatagtaagcagCAGAAGTTAGTCTTTTAACTCAGATCCTATGACTCCAAGGGCACTTTCTGGGGCACCATGATGTAAGACATGggtaaaagaatgaatgaaaagtacATTGACTGGAAAGGGACTGAACGTcttatttcattggtataagaaaTGCCTCTCTATCAATACTAGATTTGTTCCTTCACAGCAACTTAAAAGTTTACACATAAGGTTGCTTAAACTGGAACTTTAAATACATGCATATTAAACATaaaacacataatatatatatatatatatatatatatatcatacatacacatacccacatgtgtatacatatgtaatatatatatatatatatgttaacatAATTGTTTACCCTCACAAAcctatatattttgtaaatttaaaaatatgaggtTTTTGAGAAGAGATTTTAGGTTAGCCAGACTGTCAGAGGGGTTCATATCACAAAACACCCCACTCCCTGAGATATTAAGTAACTGGAACAGGATGACACAGTCCCTACGTGTCTGAGACACAtactgaagccagatttgaaacgCAGATCTCCCTTCTTCCGAGGTGAGCTCAGCCCCTACTGTTTCTTGCTGCTTCTTCTAACtcacattttcatctttttaatgtaAATGAATTAAGAGTTCTATTTAAAGAAGACAGAAAGGCGTGTTCCAGGTCGCGTCCTAGATGCCAAGGGAAACTCACATTCCTTTTGATTTTAAAGTTTCCAGGCACTTTTCTCAATCACCCTTTGATATtggtaggaaaaaaacaaacactaaACCTGCAAAACCGGCCCGTGGTCCGGGCACCCTGGCCTTCCTTCGGTGGTCAGACTCCAACCGCAGTGCGGGAGAAATGGGGAGGAGACTTCGGGGAGCTCTGGCacgtagggagagagagagagcccccTCTTCCCTCCGCAGGTACCGGGCCTTCAAGACAGCCCTGGGGCTACCTGGGCGGTCACCCGAACTGCCGGCAGAGAGGGTTGGGCCCCTGTGGCGGTGCACGAAGGCGCCAGGTCCCCCTGAGGCGTGGCGCTAGCTCCTCGGCCCGCTTCCAGCCGGGTCAGACACCGGGGCTGGGACAGCTCCCGAGCGCGATCCGGGCGGGCGCGATCCGGGCAGGCGCGATCCGGGCGGGCCCGCACGCCGGGGCTCACCCTCGCGCCCCCAGGCCAGCGGGAGGCCCCCGCCTGGGCGGAGTCTCTGGCCGAGGTGCGGTCCCCCGGGAGCAGGGGCGGAGAAGTGGGTCAGATTACGTGGACCTCCTCTTCAGCCGGGCCTGGTCCCAAGCGCCTCGCATCTTTGCCTGGAATTGAACTCCACCGCCCATGTCCGAGATGCCCGACCCAGACCCAGAGGAAGAAGTTGCTGAAGACGCCCCCGCCCCCGAGACACCCCACTGGAAGGGCTTGGAGGAGGCAGCCCGGGAGGTAGTGATTGACTTCTGCAGGCGGGAAGGAGGGAGCAGCAGGGCGCGGAGCAAAGCGGTGACTCAGGATGCCCCAGTTCTGAGGCCCGGGGTGGGGAGCAACTTCCCTCGGGAGAGTGCAGCTGAAACCCATCCTAGCCTCCGAACCCTTAAAACACCCcatgggggagtggggaggaggttAAGGAGGAAGGAGCGAGAATTTCCAAGCTGAGTGGTTGACAGGGAGCGATTATTAGTATCTTTGGGAAGGCCTCTGGGACTAATCctcaaaaaaaatccctttttggGGGTAATTTTCAATGTATAAGTAAAAGTTCCCTGGTCTCAGAAGTTTAGCAAAAAACATTACTGTacttttagcaaagaaattaatatataaatgggAGTCATCATACTTCAAGGCAATAAATAGCAGCCTTATGCTGGAAATGAAGGTCTAAAGAATTTCCTgctgtaaaaataaagaaaatattgccTATGACATAGCAGTACTCGGGATTGCAGGTAATTATTATAGCTCTTTGAATTTATAAGGTACATGCAGAACAGGCTAGTTATTTTTGCACTCGGAGTGTGAATTCTAAACGATTTCAGAAGCAGGCCACCATTCTTGTTAAATCTGAGTTAGAACTtcttctgtattctttttttctgttttccctaAGCCTGGTAGTTATGAGATCCGAGAGTATGAACCTGCCAAGTGGGTTAGTACATCAGTTGAGTCAATGGACTGGGATGCAGCCATCCAAGCAGGCTTCACAAAACTTCATAATTACATTCAAGGCAAGAATGAGAAAGGTAAGGGGCTTCAAATTACATTCATATGAAATGGTGACTCAATAATAGGTTCAATGTGACTTCAATTTTAGTACatgaaaagaattatttcaatAGGTAACTATCTTCTgtttaatatgatagaaaaataatCACCATTGTTGCCAATTTTGCCATTCAGAATTGAAGGAGAGACAGGAAGACAGTCCCCATCTccacccccattttttttttttaagtcttggtTTCATGGCCTCAAAGATTTCTGTCAGCTGTAGTTAGTTGGGTCAGCAAAACAGAGAATAACCAGCAAGATGcagttctttcccttttcaaattAAGAATCTGGGCCTTAGTATCCTCACTTGTAAATAAAAGGATTGGACCTCTTTCCAGATCTGTGATCCCAAGCAattgagtaaataaaaaaaaaatcttgttcatTTCTTATATTTGGTAGTGAGGAAAGTCAGTAGTTGAAGGTAACCTTTCACCAGTTATTTTAGAACATGAGGGATGGGAAGATGGTAAAGTTCTTTAACATATAGCTGAGAACAAAGTTGGGATAATACCCAATTCTTATCACATCCATGACCACAAAATATTTCTTCAGAggtttttcagtgttttttctttctgtttctgtttaaTGAATTCAGTGAATAAGCACCTCAAAATAGTCATCTGATCCACTCTTTCCTAGTGTTTCAAGTTTATCTGATGGATGTGATAACCCCAAATACTAGTACTATTTAATATGGGAAAAacccatttgtttttttaaatgaattagtGTATGTCTATATTTAAGAATAGAAGTTTCCATTAAAATTGTATATTTACTGGAAAGTATGGAAGATCATTCTGTTCAAGATAATTATAGACAAGTAAGATGAGAACTAACTACATGGAGAACAATATAGTGTCagctcattcttttcttctcctccccatTTGTAACCAtgtcagaggaaaagataaagaTGACTACCCCAGTGACAAGCTATGTGGAACCAGGTTCAGGGCCATTTTGCCAGTCTACAATTACCATTTCCTTATACATCCCTGCTGAACAGCAATCTGATCCACCCAAGCCTTCAGAGTCAGATGTCTTTATTGAAGACAGAGCTGCAATGACAGTGTTTGTGCGGTAAGTGGGAGGTAATTTAGCTCTTTAGACTGATAATTTTACTCAAGTATACAGTTCCTATGCAACTCAAATCTtatcagaaaaaagaacaaatcaactTGC is drawn from Macrotis lagotis isolate mMagLag1 chromosome 5, bilby.v1.9.chrom.fasta, whole genome shotgun sequence and contains these coding sequences:
- the HEBP2 gene encoding heme-binding protein 2, whose translation is MSEMPDPDPEEEVAEDAPAPETPHWKGLEEAAREPGSYEIREYEPAKWVSTSVESMDWDAAIQAGFTKLHNYIQGKNEKEEKIKMTTPVTSYVEPGSGPFCQSTITISLYIPAEQQSDPPKPSESDVFIEDRAAMTVFVRSFDGFSSAQKNQEQLLTLASILREDGKVFDEKVYYTAGYNSPSELLNRHNEVWLIKKNEPPKVNE